One Papaver somniferum cultivar HN1 chromosome 10, ASM357369v1, whole genome shotgun sequence genomic window carries:
- the LOC113318990 gene encoding protein YLS3-like yields the protein MANGIVLLKFMFLMVLSVGFVKSDVEKDKEECATQLIGISTCLSYVGGTGKSPTPDCCNGLKQVVKTSLKCLCVLIKDRNDPSLGLKFNTTLALGLPSICKTNSKISECPALLHLPPNSTDTKMFQDFDSKSNGNGTTTASSAPVSKETPKTSTSAAESIPQVRNDGGLRINNWLGSRMVCGFLLLILVV from the exons ATGGCAAACGGGATAGTGTTGTTAAAATTCATGTTTTTGATGGTTTTGAGTGTGGGTTTTGTGAAATCAGATGTTGAAAAAGATAAAGAAGAGTGTGCCACACAATTGATTGGGATATCAACATGTTTATCTTATGTTGGTGGTACAGGAAAATCTCCAACACCAGATTGTTGTAATGGTCTTAAACAAGTTGTTAAGACTAGCCTGAAATGTCTTTGTGTTCTTATTAAAGACAGGAATGATCCTTCTCTTGGTCTCAAATTTAACACTACTCTTGCTTTAGGGCTCCCTTCTATTTGTAAAACCAATTCTAAGATTTCTGAGTGCCCTG CACTATTACATTTGCCTCCTAATTCAACTGATACGAAAATGTTCCAAGATTTTGATAGCAAGTCTAATGGTAATGGTACAACTACTGCTAGCAGTGCACCAGTATCCAAGG AAACTCCAAAGACTAGCACCAGTGCTGCGGAATCAATTCCACAAGTGAGGAACGATGGTGGATTGAGAATAAATAACTGGTTGGGATCGAGAATGGTGTGCGGATTTCTATTATTGATCTTGGTTGTCTAA